CGCGGTCGGCGCCTGCGTCGGCGTGCGGGGGACGCGGATCAAGAACATCGTCGACGAGCTGGGGGGCGAGCGGATCGACATCGTCCGCTGGAACGAGTCGCTCCAGGTGCTGATCCCCAACGCCCTGCAGCCGGCCGAGATCGACGAGGTCATGCTCTGCCACCTGCTGGGCCGGGCGATCGTCCTGGTGCGCGACGACCAGCTCTCGCTGGCGATCGGCCGCCGGGGCCAGAACGTCCGCCTGGCCTCGAAGCTCGTCGGCTGGGACGTCGAGATCATGACCGCCGAGGAGCTCGACGAGGTGATCGAGAAGGCCGTCGGGTCGTTCTCGAAGATCGAGGGGGTCGACGTCGAGCTGGCCGAGCGGCTCGTCGAGCAGGGGATCTTGAGCTACGACGACCTGTCGGTGATGGAGATCGCCGACCTGGTCGCCACGATCGACGGCCTCGACGAGGAGCTGGCGGCCTACGTCGTCGGCCGCGCCGAGGAGCTGGCGGAGGAGACCGAAGACCTCCCCCGCCGCAAGTCGGGCCGCAACGCCGCCGCCCTGGTCGAGGACCAGGGCACGCCCCCCGCCGAGGCCGCCGTCGAGGGCGGAGGCGAGGGGTTCATCGAAGGGGACGAAGCCCCGATCGAAGGGGACGAGGACGGGTCGCAGTCGGGGTCGGAGAGCGGACTCGAGTCGGCCTTGCCCGCCGATTCTCGGGACGCGGACGAATCCGAGCCGGCCGGCGACGAGGACGACCCGGACGCCGAGCCCGAGGGGGACGAGCCGGGTGAGGACGAGGACGATGGCGAGGCCGAGGGGGGCGAAGGCCGCGACGTGGCCCTGGCCGAGGAGACCGGCCGGCGGTCCAACGGCGGCCGCGAGGTGACGTCCCGCCCCAGCGACGCCGACCAGAACGAGACC
The DNA window shown above is from Paludisphaera mucosa and carries:
- the nusA gene encoding transcription termination factor NusA, which translates into the protein MSVDLVRIVDSIHRDKNISKEILFDGIQSALATAARKHYPEAADIEVHIDRDSGVIEATKDGVKMDPAELGRISAQTAKQVIIQKIREAERDSLFDEFEDQRGDLMTGTVQRFEGGAVIVNLGKTDAILPRGEQIPGESYHPNERIRAVILDVRKVGQRVKIILSRTHPDFVRRLFELEIPEIADQTIAIRALAREAGYRSKVAVTSIDAKIDAVGACVGVRGTRIKNIVDELGGERIDIVRWNESLQVLIPNALQPAEIDEVMLCHLLGRAIVLVRDDQLSLAIGRRGQNVRLASKLVGWDVEIMTAEELDEVIEKAVGSFSKIEGVDVELAERLVEQGILSYDDLSVMEIADLVATIDGLDEELAAYVVGRAEELAEETEDLPRRKSGRNAAALVEDQGTPPAEAAVEGGGEGFIEGDEAPIEGDEDGSQSGSESGLESALPADSRDADESEPAGDEDDPDAEPEGDEPGEDEDDGEAEGGEGRDVALAEETGRRSNGGREVTSRPSDADQNETMRLVTDVVENGEEPPSLDADPGRDPEVAETADDEEP